A single genomic interval of Anser cygnoides isolate HZ-2024a breed goose chromosome 7, Taihu_goose_T2T_genome, whole genome shotgun sequence harbors:
- the SLF2 gene encoding SMC5-SMC6 complex localization factor protein 2 isoform X2 codes for MVVVLAAICQKAKLQIEIRAAGFKKSKRNQSIKEFFKPILKQDLGHKDRSVLCSSDTTYLKDAGNGLPVLSAERFEKKISSAKKVKRKKMPDQTPNTSPVLDAFRRGIEKRGNVDMLENNGVCKSLGSVYPRVVVRKLLVNSGSPKCLLARNDKAIKTDQGRNEKYPGVTRTPLSCGNSWEQKTDCVDLEETSSDSDKWVSLPEADTQKACGRNNGNTSLCQNSGLPMNLPCTPPDSKVRLALHRGRKHKKRRVKQSKAHPVMPFSGTNVSYQENGYHLRKITRFGSRETASDDPTQAKQVLKHDILSEFGDDTSSKKAASTWESQSVPSACLQSKASSGPSEQIGCPGKRKRTAMSVDANGSEVTSLSDPAFSWSAQKGKNRKSTFVKNIGLKPLRSGVLQLMEVAALPGPDSACSEEYLLSSNENEKSNCFSVDLSCSARSPNENNQVSLVDTKENQLQVANSDFFLEKSLPSQEKSTALPSLHHITQREAVFTEAVKSQPHTAGLSWVLDAKMEQDGKGPKRLNRADNVEPSNVFSKPEENSSENASNFCLVEGSGKLTVSEETGEGFPRFLPFREGYEDSNHTSSQLSQELKVESTCTEMSKLNGKSKSSFDSEDESLECAIDDDDDDDEPFVALQEILFSTPRSQTEASEGDCSDSFSQDTAAPLLKLHLSKTPVVSQVSYVNSLEHLLKEKEESKRLDELEKRLQENIQEKETDSSDREDENVTGDEDLSEEHRAFIKRFSVTACAIPDYHPGEDIFDLTVSGKIFNQHDLDLRNFYFIPQNPIEKLLLSSNVTQQLFLALHGFLSSAYSCSLCPTPILKWLFWMMSVHPGYCVSSQILNRLIEITLKNASISDEQSKPWIPSLADVSTVFVNMGVTFAFLFPLEHLQPNFNECDVLSQMQGTVSKRQPRGSLSSASPAFTSLPENNLINVIKFLDFCTTVVEGGYTDQEILLLLLLLFKISLEKQLKQVPLIDFQCLFIKLLISIKDWDTKMPELCLAVSELSSQHHNLLWLVQLVPSWIIRGREVRRRLSLVIIGKLLNKKHIRIPDDSDKQMCLLHQYLVYMKPSNLLEKMRTDEQQNVSEDHLHTELEQEVYYLVYILLHLVSEASFFDTVNSNQRQHLLKLCGALDKHIKCDIREDARLFYRTKVKDLVARIYGKWQDMIQTTLPAQGKLHDFWEPDS; via the exons ATGGTGGTGGTGCTTGCTGCGATCTGTCAGAAAGCTAAACTCCAGATTGAAATAAGAGCtgctggctttaaaaaaagtaaaag aaaccaGTCTATTAAAGAATTCTTCAAACCAATTTTAAAACAAG aCCTTGGCCATAAAGACAGAAGTGTGTTGTGCTCCTCAGACACGACCTATCTAAAAGATGCAGGAAATGGACTGCCGGTTTTAAGTGCCGAAcgttttgagaagaaaatatcttCTGCAAAGaaggttaaaaggaaaaagatgccAGACCAAACACCAAACACGAGTCCTGTGTTAGATGCCTTTCGGAGAGGAATTGAGAAAAGGGGCAACGTAGACATGCTGGAGAACAATGGAGTGTGCAAGTCACTGGGTTCAGTATACCCAAGGGTTGTAGTTCGAAAACTCCTTGTTAACTCGGGTTCTCCCAAATGTCTCTTGGCCAGAAACGATAAAGCTATCAAGACAGACCAGGGAAGAAATGAGAAGTATCCGGGTGTAACAAGAACACCATTGTCTTGTGGAAATAGTTGGGAACAGAAAACTGATTGTGTGGATCTAGAAGAGACCAGTTCAGACTCTGACAAATGGGTTTCGTTACCAGAAGCTGATACTCAGAAGGCCTGTGGTAGAAATAACGGCAACACGTCGCTGTGTCAAAACTCGGGGCTTCCCATGAACTTGCCATGCACTCCACCTGACTCCAAAGTGAGGTTAGCActgcacagaggaagaaagcacaAGAAACGTAGAGTCAAACAGTCTAAGGCGCATCCCGTAATGCCGTTCTCAGGAACAAATGTATCATATCAG gaaaatggatatcatttaagaaaaataacacgTTTTGGTTCGAGGGAGACTGCCTCAG aTGACCCAACCCAAGCAAAGCAGGTTTTAAAACATGATATTCTCAGTGAATTTGGAGATGATACCTCATCCAAGAAAGCTGCCAGTACATGGGAAAGCCAGTCTGTTCCATCAGCCTGCCTTCAATCTAAGGCGTCTTCCGGGCCATCCGAACAAATAGGCTGTCCTGGGAAAAGAAAACGCACTGCGATGAGTGTGGATGCAAACGGTTCTGAAGTAACAAGTTTGAGTGACCCTGCTTTCAGTTGGTCAgctcaaaaaggcaaaaatagaaAGTCtacttttgttaaaaatattggCTTAAAGCCTCTTCGTAGTGGTGTTCTGCAGCTAATGGAGGTTGCTGCTCTACCTGGACCTGATTCTGCTTGTTCAGAGGAATACCTTCTCTCAagcaatgaaaatgagaaaagtaatTGCTTCTCTGTAGATTTATCATGTTCTGCACGGAGTCCTAATGAAAATAACCAAGTTTCTCTTGTGGATACCAAAGAGAATCAATTGCAGGTGGCCAACTCTGactttttcttggaaaagtcCCTTCCTTCTCAGGAGAAAAGTACTGCATTGCCTTCCCTACACCACATAACACAAAGAGAAGCTGTGTTCACAGAAGCTGTGAAATCTCAACCCCACACGGCTGGCTTATCTTGGGTATTAGATGCTAAGATGGAGCAAGATGGGAAAGGACCAAAAAGACTCAATAGAGCTGATAATGTTGAGCCCAGCAACGttttttcaaaaccagaagaaaatagTTCAGAAAATGCTTCCAATTTTTGTTTGGTGGAAGGTTCTGGGAAACTTACAGTCTCAGAAGAGACTGGTGAAGGGTTTCCGCGTTTTTTGCCTTTTCGAGAAGGGTACGAGGACAGCAACCATACATCTTCGCAACTCTCACAAGAGTtaaaagttgaaagcacctgtACAGAGATGTCGAAGTTGAATGGAAAATCAAAAAGCAGCTTTGATAGTGAAGATGAGAGTTTGGAATGTGCTATAGATGACGATGATGATGACGACGAACCATTTGTGGCACTgcaagaaattctgttttcaactCCCAGGTCACAGACGGAAGCCTCAGAAGGAGACTGTTCTGACAGTTTTTCTCAGGACACCGCGGCTCCATTACTGAAACTTCAT CTTTCTAAGACTCCTGTTGTTAGCCAGGTGTCATATGTGAACAGCTTGGAACATCtcctgaaggagaaagaagaatctaaaag ATTAGATGAACTAGAAAAACGGTTACAAGAAAACAtacaagaaaaggaaactgaTTCTTCAGATAGAGAAGATGAGAATGTCACTGGAGATGAAGACCTCTCAGAAGAACACAG GGCATTTATAAAGAGATTTTCAGTAACAGCTTGTGCCATACCCGACTACCACCCTGGAGAAGACATATTTGATTTAACAGTCTCTGGGAAAATCTTCAATCAACATGACCTCGACTTgaggaatttttatttcatcccTCAAAATCCTATAGAAAAACTCCTCCTTAG TTCCAACGTAACACAGCAGCTTTTTCTAGCTCTTCATGGTTTTCTAAGTTCTGCTTACAGCTGTAGCTTGTGTCCCACACCAATTCTGAAGTGGCTTTTCTGG aTGATGTCTGTTCATCCTGGCTATTGTGTTTCCTCACAGATTTTAAACAGATTGATTGAAATAACACTAAAAAATG CTTCCATCAGTGATGAACAGTCTAAACCCTGGATACCTTCACTAGCTGATGTGTCAACTGTTTTTGTCAATATGGGTGttacatttgcatttctctttccattgGAGCATCTGCAGCCCAACTTTAATGAGTGTGATGTTTt GAGTCAGATGCAAGGAACAGTGAGCAAACGGCAACCAAGAGGATCTCTCTCCTCTGCCAGTCCAGCCTTCACCAGTCTACCGGAAAACAATCTAATTAATGTAATCAAG tttctaGATTTCTGTACAACGGTAGTTGAAGGTGGATATACAGACCAAGAAatattgctgctgcttctaTTGCTATTCAAAATAAGCTTGGAGAAACAGCTAAAGCAAGTTCCTTTGATAGATTTTCAGTGCCTTTTCATAAAGCTTCTGATAAGTATAAAAGACTGGGATACAAAG atGCCTGAGCTGTGTCTGGCAGTGAGTGAACTCTCCAGTCAGCACCATAATCTTCTGTGGCTGGTTCAGCTGGTCCCTAGCTGGATAATACGTGGACG GGAAGTAAGAAGACGCCTTAGCCTAGTGATAATTGGAAAGCTTCTTAATAAAAAGCATATAAGAATACCTGATGACAGCGACAAGCAG ATGTGTCTTCTGCATCAGTATCTGGTGTACATGAAACCTTCTAATCTACTAGAGAAGATGAGAACAGATGAGCAGCAGAATGTCAGTGAAGACCACCTTCATACAGAACTAGAACAGGAG GTATACTACCTAGTCTACATCCTCCTTCATCTAGTCAGTGAAGCTAGCTTCTTTGACACTGTAAATTCCAATCAAAGG cAACACTTACTGAAGCTCTGTGGTGCCTTAGATAAGCACATAAAATGTGATATTAGGGAAGATGCAAGGCTGTTTTATCGAACTAAG GTAAAAGACTTGGTTGCTAGGATATATGGCAAATGGCAAGATATGATACAAACCACTCTGCCTGCTCAG
- the SLF2 gene encoding SMC5-SMC6 complex localization factor protein 2 isoform X1, which produces MTRPLGLAPPSPSPPAARSRRHFRLAAAGREAARDCRNQSIKEFFKPILKQDLGHKDRSVLCSSDTTYLKDAGNGLPVLSAERFEKKISSAKKVKRKKMPDQTPNTSPVLDAFRRGIEKRGNVDMLENNGVCKSLGSVYPRVVVRKLLVNSGSPKCLLARNDKAIKTDQGRNEKYPGVTRTPLSCGNSWEQKTDCVDLEETSSDSDKWVSLPEADTQKACGRNNGNTSLCQNSGLPMNLPCTPPDSKVRLALHRGRKHKKRRVKQSKAHPVMPFSGTNVSYQENGYHLRKITRFGSRETASDDPTQAKQVLKHDILSEFGDDTSSKKAASTWESQSVPSACLQSKASSGPSEQIGCPGKRKRTAMSVDANGSEVTSLSDPAFSWSAQKGKNRKSTFVKNIGLKPLRSGVLQLMEVAALPGPDSACSEEYLLSSNENEKSNCFSVDLSCSARSPNENNQVSLVDTKENQLQVANSDFFLEKSLPSQEKSTALPSLHHITQREAVFTEAVKSQPHTAGLSWVLDAKMEQDGKGPKRLNRADNVEPSNVFSKPEENSSENASNFCLVEGSGKLTVSEETGEGFPRFLPFREGYEDSNHTSSQLSQELKVESTCTEMSKLNGKSKSSFDSEDESLECAIDDDDDDDEPFVALQEILFSTPRSQTEASEGDCSDSFSQDTAAPLLKLHLSKTPVVSQVSYVNSLEHLLKEKEESKRLDELEKRLQENIQEKETDSSDREDENVTGDEDLSEEHRAFIKRFSVTACAIPDYHPGEDIFDLTVSGKIFNQHDLDLRNFYFIPQNPIEKLLLSSNVTQQLFLALHGFLSSAYSCSLCPTPILKWLFWMMSVHPGYCVSSQILNRLIEITLKNASISDEQSKPWIPSLADVSTVFVNMGVTFAFLFPLEHLQPNFNECDVLSQMQGTVSKRQPRGSLSSASPAFTSLPENNLINVIKFLDFCTTVVEGGYTDQEILLLLLLLFKISLEKQLKQVPLIDFQCLFIKLLISIKDWDTKMPELCLAVSELSSQHHNLLWLVQLVPSWIIRGREVRRRLSLVIIGKLLNKKHIRIPDDSDKQMCLLHQYLVYMKPSNLLEKMRTDEQQNVSEDHLHTELEQEVYYLVYILLHLVSEASFFDTVNSNQRQHLLKLCGALDKHIKCDIREDARLFYRTKVKDLVARIYGKWQDMIQTTLPAQGKLHDFWEPDS; this is translated from the exons ATGACCCGGCCGCTGGGCCTGGCGCCGCCATCACCGAGCCCGCCCGCAGCCAGGTCCCGGCGCCATTTTaggctggcggcggcgggcagggaggCGGCCCGGGACTGCAG aaaccaGTCTATTAAAGAATTCTTCAAACCAATTTTAAAACAAG aCCTTGGCCATAAAGACAGAAGTGTGTTGTGCTCCTCAGACACGACCTATCTAAAAGATGCAGGAAATGGACTGCCGGTTTTAAGTGCCGAAcgttttgagaagaaaatatcttCTGCAAAGaaggttaaaaggaaaaagatgccAGACCAAACACCAAACACGAGTCCTGTGTTAGATGCCTTTCGGAGAGGAATTGAGAAAAGGGGCAACGTAGACATGCTGGAGAACAATGGAGTGTGCAAGTCACTGGGTTCAGTATACCCAAGGGTTGTAGTTCGAAAACTCCTTGTTAACTCGGGTTCTCCCAAATGTCTCTTGGCCAGAAACGATAAAGCTATCAAGACAGACCAGGGAAGAAATGAGAAGTATCCGGGTGTAACAAGAACACCATTGTCTTGTGGAAATAGTTGGGAACAGAAAACTGATTGTGTGGATCTAGAAGAGACCAGTTCAGACTCTGACAAATGGGTTTCGTTACCAGAAGCTGATACTCAGAAGGCCTGTGGTAGAAATAACGGCAACACGTCGCTGTGTCAAAACTCGGGGCTTCCCATGAACTTGCCATGCACTCCACCTGACTCCAAAGTGAGGTTAGCActgcacagaggaagaaagcacaAGAAACGTAGAGTCAAACAGTCTAAGGCGCATCCCGTAATGCCGTTCTCAGGAACAAATGTATCATATCAG gaaaatggatatcatttaagaaaaataacacgTTTTGGTTCGAGGGAGACTGCCTCAG aTGACCCAACCCAAGCAAAGCAGGTTTTAAAACATGATATTCTCAGTGAATTTGGAGATGATACCTCATCCAAGAAAGCTGCCAGTACATGGGAAAGCCAGTCTGTTCCATCAGCCTGCCTTCAATCTAAGGCGTCTTCCGGGCCATCCGAACAAATAGGCTGTCCTGGGAAAAGAAAACGCACTGCGATGAGTGTGGATGCAAACGGTTCTGAAGTAACAAGTTTGAGTGACCCTGCTTTCAGTTGGTCAgctcaaaaaggcaaaaatagaaAGTCtacttttgttaaaaatattggCTTAAAGCCTCTTCGTAGTGGTGTTCTGCAGCTAATGGAGGTTGCTGCTCTACCTGGACCTGATTCTGCTTGTTCAGAGGAATACCTTCTCTCAagcaatgaaaatgagaaaagtaatTGCTTCTCTGTAGATTTATCATGTTCTGCACGGAGTCCTAATGAAAATAACCAAGTTTCTCTTGTGGATACCAAAGAGAATCAATTGCAGGTGGCCAACTCTGactttttcttggaaaagtcCCTTCCTTCTCAGGAGAAAAGTACTGCATTGCCTTCCCTACACCACATAACACAAAGAGAAGCTGTGTTCACAGAAGCTGTGAAATCTCAACCCCACACGGCTGGCTTATCTTGGGTATTAGATGCTAAGATGGAGCAAGATGGGAAAGGACCAAAAAGACTCAATAGAGCTGATAATGTTGAGCCCAGCAACGttttttcaaaaccagaagaaaatagTTCAGAAAATGCTTCCAATTTTTGTTTGGTGGAAGGTTCTGGGAAACTTACAGTCTCAGAAGAGACTGGTGAAGGGTTTCCGCGTTTTTTGCCTTTTCGAGAAGGGTACGAGGACAGCAACCATACATCTTCGCAACTCTCACAAGAGTtaaaagttgaaagcacctgtACAGAGATGTCGAAGTTGAATGGAAAATCAAAAAGCAGCTTTGATAGTGAAGATGAGAGTTTGGAATGTGCTATAGATGACGATGATGATGACGACGAACCATTTGTGGCACTgcaagaaattctgttttcaactCCCAGGTCACAGACGGAAGCCTCAGAAGGAGACTGTTCTGACAGTTTTTCTCAGGACACCGCGGCTCCATTACTGAAACTTCAT CTTTCTAAGACTCCTGTTGTTAGCCAGGTGTCATATGTGAACAGCTTGGAACATCtcctgaaggagaaagaagaatctaaaag ATTAGATGAACTAGAAAAACGGTTACAAGAAAACAtacaagaaaaggaaactgaTTCTTCAGATAGAGAAGATGAGAATGTCACTGGAGATGAAGACCTCTCAGAAGAACACAG GGCATTTATAAAGAGATTTTCAGTAACAGCTTGTGCCATACCCGACTACCACCCTGGAGAAGACATATTTGATTTAACAGTCTCTGGGAAAATCTTCAATCAACATGACCTCGACTTgaggaatttttatttcatcccTCAAAATCCTATAGAAAAACTCCTCCTTAG TTCCAACGTAACACAGCAGCTTTTTCTAGCTCTTCATGGTTTTCTAAGTTCTGCTTACAGCTGTAGCTTGTGTCCCACACCAATTCTGAAGTGGCTTTTCTGG aTGATGTCTGTTCATCCTGGCTATTGTGTTTCCTCACAGATTTTAAACAGATTGATTGAAATAACACTAAAAAATG CTTCCATCAGTGATGAACAGTCTAAACCCTGGATACCTTCACTAGCTGATGTGTCAACTGTTTTTGTCAATATGGGTGttacatttgcatttctctttccattgGAGCATCTGCAGCCCAACTTTAATGAGTGTGATGTTTt GAGTCAGATGCAAGGAACAGTGAGCAAACGGCAACCAAGAGGATCTCTCTCCTCTGCCAGTCCAGCCTTCACCAGTCTACCGGAAAACAATCTAATTAATGTAATCAAG tttctaGATTTCTGTACAACGGTAGTTGAAGGTGGATATACAGACCAAGAAatattgctgctgcttctaTTGCTATTCAAAATAAGCTTGGAGAAACAGCTAAAGCAAGTTCCTTTGATAGATTTTCAGTGCCTTTTCATAAAGCTTCTGATAAGTATAAAAGACTGGGATACAAAG atGCCTGAGCTGTGTCTGGCAGTGAGTGAACTCTCCAGTCAGCACCATAATCTTCTGTGGCTGGTTCAGCTGGTCCCTAGCTGGATAATACGTGGACG GGAAGTAAGAAGACGCCTTAGCCTAGTGATAATTGGAAAGCTTCTTAATAAAAAGCATATAAGAATACCTGATGACAGCGACAAGCAG ATGTGTCTTCTGCATCAGTATCTGGTGTACATGAAACCTTCTAATCTACTAGAGAAGATGAGAACAGATGAGCAGCAGAATGTCAGTGAAGACCACCTTCATACAGAACTAGAACAGGAG GTATACTACCTAGTCTACATCCTCCTTCATCTAGTCAGTGAAGCTAGCTTCTTTGACACTGTAAATTCCAATCAAAGG cAACACTTACTGAAGCTCTGTGGTGCCTTAGATAAGCACATAAAATGTGATATTAGGGAAGATGCAAGGCTGTTTTATCGAACTAAG GTAAAAGACTTGGTTGCTAGGATATATGGCAAATGGCAAGATATGATACAAACCACTCTGCCTGCTCAG
- the SLF2 gene encoding SMC5-SMC6 complex localization factor protein 2 isoform X3, which produces MPDQTPNTSPVLDAFRRGIEKRGNVDMLENNGVCKSLGSVYPRVVVRKLLVNSGSPKCLLARNDKAIKTDQGRNEKYPGVTRTPLSCGNSWEQKTDCVDLEETSSDSDKWVSLPEADTQKACGRNNGNTSLCQNSGLPMNLPCTPPDSKVRLALHRGRKHKKRRVKQSKAHPVMPFSGTNVSYQENGYHLRKITRFGSRETASDDPTQAKQVLKHDILSEFGDDTSSKKAASTWESQSVPSACLQSKASSGPSEQIGCPGKRKRTAMSVDANGSEVTSLSDPAFSWSAQKGKNRKSTFVKNIGLKPLRSGVLQLMEVAALPGPDSACSEEYLLSSNENEKSNCFSVDLSCSARSPNENNQVSLVDTKENQLQVANSDFFLEKSLPSQEKSTALPSLHHITQREAVFTEAVKSQPHTAGLSWVLDAKMEQDGKGPKRLNRADNVEPSNVFSKPEENSSENASNFCLVEGSGKLTVSEETGEGFPRFLPFREGYEDSNHTSSQLSQELKVESTCTEMSKLNGKSKSSFDSEDESLECAIDDDDDDDEPFVALQEILFSTPRSQTEASEGDCSDSFSQDTAAPLLKLHLSKTPVVSQVSYVNSLEHLLKEKEESKRLDELEKRLQENIQEKETDSSDREDENVTGDEDLSEEHRAFIKRFSVTACAIPDYHPGEDIFDLTVSGKIFNQHDLDLRNFYFIPQNPIEKLLLSSNVTQQLFLALHGFLSSAYSCSLCPTPILKWLFWMMSVHPGYCVSSQILNRLIEITLKNASISDEQSKPWIPSLADVSTVFVNMGVTFAFLFPLEHLQPNFNECDVLSQMQGTVSKRQPRGSLSSASPAFTSLPENNLINVIKFLDFCTTVVEGGYTDQEILLLLLLLFKISLEKQLKQVPLIDFQCLFIKLLISIKDWDTKMPELCLAVSELSSQHHNLLWLVQLVPSWIIRGREVRRRLSLVIIGKLLNKKHIRIPDDSDKQMCLLHQYLVYMKPSNLLEKMRTDEQQNVSEDHLHTELEQEVYYLVYILLHLVSEASFFDTVNSNQRQHLLKLCGALDKHIKCDIREDARLFYRTKVKDLVARIYGKWQDMIQTTLPAQGKLHDFWEPDS; this is translated from the exons atgccAGACCAAACACCAAACACGAGTCCTGTGTTAGATGCCTTTCGGAGAGGAATTGAGAAAAGGGGCAACGTAGACATGCTGGAGAACAATGGAGTGTGCAAGTCACTGGGTTCAGTATACCCAAGGGTTGTAGTTCGAAAACTCCTTGTTAACTCGGGTTCTCCCAAATGTCTCTTGGCCAGAAACGATAAAGCTATCAAGACAGACCAGGGAAGAAATGAGAAGTATCCGGGTGTAACAAGAACACCATTGTCTTGTGGAAATAGTTGGGAACAGAAAACTGATTGTGTGGATCTAGAAGAGACCAGTTCAGACTCTGACAAATGGGTTTCGTTACCAGAAGCTGATACTCAGAAGGCCTGTGGTAGAAATAACGGCAACACGTCGCTGTGTCAAAACTCGGGGCTTCCCATGAACTTGCCATGCACTCCACCTGACTCCAAAGTGAGGTTAGCActgcacagaggaagaaagcacaAGAAACGTAGAGTCAAACAGTCTAAGGCGCATCCCGTAATGCCGTTCTCAGGAACAAATGTATCATATCAG gaaaatggatatcatttaagaaaaataacacgTTTTGGTTCGAGGGAGACTGCCTCAG aTGACCCAACCCAAGCAAAGCAGGTTTTAAAACATGATATTCTCAGTGAATTTGGAGATGATACCTCATCCAAGAAAGCTGCCAGTACATGGGAAAGCCAGTCTGTTCCATCAGCCTGCCTTCAATCTAAGGCGTCTTCCGGGCCATCCGAACAAATAGGCTGTCCTGGGAAAAGAAAACGCACTGCGATGAGTGTGGATGCAAACGGTTCTGAAGTAACAAGTTTGAGTGACCCTGCTTTCAGTTGGTCAgctcaaaaaggcaaaaatagaaAGTCtacttttgttaaaaatattggCTTAAAGCCTCTTCGTAGTGGTGTTCTGCAGCTAATGGAGGTTGCTGCTCTACCTGGACCTGATTCTGCTTGTTCAGAGGAATACCTTCTCTCAagcaatgaaaatgagaaaagtaatTGCTTCTCTGTAGATTTATCATGTTCTGCACGGAGTCCTAATGAAAATAACCAAGTTTCTCTTGTGGATACCAAAGAGAATCAATTGCAGGTGGCCAACTCTGactttttcttggaaaagtcCCTTCCTTCTCAGGAGAAAAGTACTGCATTGCCTTCCCTACACCACATAACACAAAGAGAAGCTGTGTTCACAGAAGCTGTGAAATCTCAACCCCACACGGCTGGCTTATCTTGGGTATTAGATGCTAAGATGGAGCAAGATGGGAAAGGACCAAAAAGACTCAATAGAGCTGATAATGTTGAGCCCAGCAACGttttttcaaaaccagaagaaaatagTTCAGAAAATGCTTCCAATTTTTGTTTGGTGGAAGGTTCTGGGAAACTTACAGTCTCAGAAGAGACTGGTGAAGGGTTTCCGCGTTTTTTGCCTTTTCGAGAAGGGTACGAGGACAGCAACCATACATCTTCGCAACTCTCACAAGAGTtaaaagttgaaagcacctgtACAGAGATGTCGAAGTTGAATGGAAAATCAAAAAGCAGCTTTGATAGTGAAGATGAGAGTTTGGAATGTGCTATAGATGACGATGATGATGACGACGAACCATTTGTGGCACTgcaagaaattctgttttcaactCCCAGGTCACAGACGGAAGCCTCAGAAGGAGACTGTTCTGACAGTTTTTCTCAGGACACCGCGGCTCCATTACTGAAACTTCAT CTTTCTAAGACTCCTGTTGTTAGCCAGGTGTCATATGTGAACAGCTTGGAACATCtcctgaaggagaaagaagaatctaaaag ATTAGATGAACTAGAAAAACGGTTACAAGAAAACAtacaagaaaaggaaactgaTTCTTCAGATAGAGAAGATGAGAATGTCACTGGAGATGAAGACCTCTCAGAAGAACACAG GGCATTTATAAAGAGATTTTCAGTAACAGCTTGTGCCATACCCGACTACCACCCTGGAGAAGACATATTTGATTTAACAGTCTCTGGGAAAATCTTCAATCAACATGACCTCGACTTgaggaatttttatttcatcccTCAAAATCCTATAGAAAAACTCCTCCTTAG TTCCAACGTAACACAGCAGCTTTTTCTAGCTCTTCATGGTTTTCTAAGTTCTGCTTACAGCTGTAGCTTGTGTCCCACACCAATTCTGAAGTGGCTTTTCTGG aTGATGTCTGTTCATCCTGGCTATTGTGTTTCCTCACAGATTTTAAACAGATTGATTGAAATAACACTAAAAAATG CTTCCATCAGTGATGAACAGTCTAAACCCTGGATACCTTCACTAGCTGATGTGTCAACTGTTTTTGTCAATATGGGTGttacatttgcatttctctttccattgGAGCATCTGCAGCCCAACTTTAATGAGTGTGATGTTTt GAGTCAGATGCAAGGAACAGTGAGCAAACGGCAACCAAGAGGATCTCTCTCCTCTGCCAGTCCAGCCTTCACCAGTCTACCGGAAAACAATCTAATTAATGTAATCAAG tttctaGATTTCTGTACAACGGTAGTTGAAGGTGGATATACAGACCAAGAAatattgctgctgcttctaTTGCTATTCAAAATAAGCTTGGAGAAACAGCTAAAGCAAGTTCCTTTGATAGATTTTCAGTGCCTTTTCATAAAGCTTCTGATAAGTATAAAAGACTGGGATACAAAG atGCCTGAGCTGTGTCTGGCAGTGAGTGAACTCTCCAGTCAGCACCATAATCTTCTGTGGCTGGTTCAGCTGGTCCCTAGCTGGATAATACGTGGACG GGAAGTAAGAAGACGCCTTAGCCTAGTGATAATTGGAAAGCTTCTTAATAAAAAGCATATAAGAATACCTGATGACAGCGACAAGCAG ATGTGTCTTCTGCATCAGTATCTGGTGTACATGAAACCTTCTAATCTACTAGAGAAGATGAGAACAGATGAGCAGCAGAATGTCAGTGAAGACCACCTTCATACAGAACTAGAACAGGAG GTATACTACCTAGTCTACATCCTCCTTCATCTAGTCAGTGAAGCTAGCTTCTTTGACACTGTAAATTCCAATCAAAGG cAACACTTACTGAAGCTCTGTGGTGCCTTAGATAAGCACATAAAATGTGATATTAGGGAAGATGCAAGGCTGTTTTATCGAACTAAG GTAAAAGACTTGGTTGCTAGGATATATGGCAAATGGCAAGATATGATACAAACCACTCTGCCTGCTCAG